Proteins encoded within one genomic window of Cellulomonas xiejunii:
- a CDS encoding SpoIIE family protein phosphatase — protein sequence MHGPTDDTIDEQGPLDTHAARLSLLDSAAQAAGLGTFRWDLATGSLQWDATLLEAFGYDEESFSGTIGAFDARLHPGDVASVSAALESAISACGVYQAEFRVLQPDGTVRWLAARGRALAGPSGQAAHLIGVTTDTTVLRERDLQVQQILEDMSTGYFWLDADWRFGYVNAEAELILASTRADLLGGVIWDLFPAAVGTPFEEHYRGAARTGEPRVFDAYYPAPLDAWYEVRADPERGGVAVYFTDVTERHRALEHAERGRARSDLLARVAGVLADAVEPVQALDAVLPHLVPEVADFAIASLLEEGPGPWRSRLHDVAARHADPDQQPVLDEYRALRVPALSRTSLVAEVLTTSHPAMRYGAPSLEDIVHPGPVRDLLGRLAPETLMVLPLRGRGHTRGVVTLARGADREGFTDDDVTALRDVTAQMGLALDNAHLHTARRDLAEELQRSLLTELPEPDHLQLVARYVPASTGTQIGGDWYDAFLLRDGCTCLVIGDVTGHDLQAAVKMAQIRNVLRGGAHAVVQPPAAILSAFDWAAQDLAIGGFSTAVLARLEQPPELVAQGSRVLRWSNAGHLPPLLVQPDGRAELLRRPSDLLLGLRKHTERHDHTVVVEPGATILLYTDGLVERRGERLHVSLERLRTCCERLANLPLEEFCDAVVAELAPSHDDDVAMLAVRAFPQDEPRPPEAGPEHLPGEQPEW from the coding sequence GTGCACGGACCGACGGACGACACGATCGACGAGCAGGGGCCCCTCGACACGCACGCAGCACGCCTGTCCCTGCTCGACTCGGCGGCGCAGGCGGCCGGGCTCGGCACCTTCCGGTGGGACCTGGCCACGGGCTCCCTGCAGTGGGACGCGACCCTGCTGGAGGCCTTCGGCTACGACGAGGAGTCGTTCAGCGGCACGATCGGGGCCTTCGACGCCCGGCTGCACCCCGGGGACGTCGCGTCGGTGTCCGCCGCGCTCGAGTCCGCCATCTCCGCGTGCGGCGTGTACCAGGCCGAGTTCCGCGTGCTGCAGCCCGACGGCACGGTGCGCTGGCTCGCGGCGCGCGGGCGGGCGCTGGCGGGGCCGTCCGGGCAGGCGGCCCACCTCATCGGCGTCACGACCGACACCACGGTGCTGCGGGAGCGGGACCTGCAGGTCCAGCAGATCCTCGAGGACATGTCGACCGGCTACTTCTGGCTCGACGCGGACTGGCGGTTCGGGTACGTCAACGCGGAGGCCGAGCTCATCCTGGCGAGCACCCGCGCGGACCTGCTGGGCGGTGTGATCTGGGACCTGTTCCCCGCCGCGGTCGGCACCCCGTTCGAGGAGCACTACCGCGGTGCCGCGCGCACCGGGGAGCCGCGGGTGTTCGACGCCTACTACCCCGCCCCGCTCGACGCCTGGTACGAGGTCCGGGCCGACCCCGAACGCGGCGGCGTCGCCGTGTACTTCACCGACGTCACCGAGCGGCACCGGGCTCTCGAGCATGCGGAGCGGGGACGCGCGCGCTCGGACCTCCTCGCGCGGGTCGCCGGTGTGCTGGCCGACGCCGTCGAGCCGGTCCAGGCACTGGACGCCGTCCTGCCGCACCTGGTCCCGGAGGTCGCCGACTTCGCCATCGCGAGTCTCCTGGAGGAGGGGCCGGGTCCGTGGCGCAGCCGCCTGCACGACGTGGCCGCCCGGCACGCGGACCCGGACCAGCAGCCGGTGCTGGACGAGTACCGGGCCCTGCGCGTGCCGGCGCTGTCCCGCACGTCCCTGGTCGCCGAGGTGCTCACGACGTCGCACCCCGCGATGCGCTATGGCGCGCCGTCGCTGGAGGACATCGTGCACCCCGGCCCGGTGCGCGACCTGCTGGGCCGGCTGGCACCCGAGACGCTCATGGTCCTGCCGCTGCGCGGGCGGGGGCACACCCGCGGCGTCGTCACGCTGGCACGCGGCGCCGACCGCGAGGGCTTCACGGACGACGACGTGACCGCGCTGCGCGACGTGACGGCCCAGATGGGTCTCGCGCTCGACAACGCCCACCTGCACACCGCCCGGCGCGACCTCGCCGAGGAGCTGCAGCGCAGCCTGCTCACCGAGCTGCCGGAGCCGGACCACCTCCAGCTCGTGGCGCGCTACGTGCCCGCGTCGACCGGCACGCAGATCGGCGGTGACTGGTACGACGCGTTCCTGCTGCGTGACGGCTGCACGTGCCTGGTGATCGGGGACGTCACGGGCCACGACCTGCAGGCCGCGGTGAAGATGGCGCAGATCCGCAACGTCCTGCGCGGTGGTGCGCACGCCGTCGTGCAGCCGCCCGCGGCGATCCTGTCGGCCTTCGACTGGGCGGCGCAGGACCTGGCGATCGGGGGGTTCAGCACGGCGGTCCTCGCGCGACTCGAGCAGCCCCCGGAGCTGGTCGCGCAGGGCAGCCGCGTCCTGCGGTGGTCGAACGCGGGCCACCTGCCGCCGCTGCTGGTGCAGCCCGACGGCCGCGCGGAGCTGCTGCGCCGCCCGAGCGACCTGCTGCTGGGCCTGCGCAAGCACACCGAGCGGCACGACCACACCGTGGTCGTCGAGCCCGGCGCGACGATCCTGCTGTACACGGACGGCCTCGTCGAGCGTCGTGGCGAGCGCCTCCACGTCAGCCTGGAGCGGCTGCGCACGTGCTGCGAGCGCCTGGCGAACCTGCCGCTGGAGGAGTTCTGCGACGCGGTGGTGGCCGAGCTCGCGCCGTCGCACGACGACGACGTGGCGATGCTGGCCGTGCGTGCCTTCCCGCAGGACGAGCCGCGTCCGCCCGAGGCCGGCCCCGAGCACCTGCCCGGGGAGCAGCCGGAGTGGTGA
- a CDS encoding VOC family protein — protein MTTPTARPTDEAVLAPTTSMDAVTLHVGDLEGMSTYYANAIALEPLEERARGRQVHRVLGRGTTPMLRLVHTPDLPAVDPRQAGLFHTAFLFDDAASLSATVYRAAQDPRSRFVGSSDHLVSEAFYFTDPEGNGIELYTDRDRDLWLHRDGNVVMATEHLDPNAYLREHLSQEAVDAGPALAGRVGHVHLQVGDIAAAESFYLDALGFEATVRGYPGALFASAGGYHHHVAMNTWNSKGAGPRASTLGLGDVAVTVPGREDLDALAARLRTRGLAFADDGRAITLRDPWDTQVTVSVPGTTTADLLAR, from the coding sequence ATGACCACGCCGACCGCACGCCCCACCGACGAGGCCGTCCTCGCCCCCACCACCTCGATGGACGCCGTCACGCTGCACGTCGGCGACCTCGAGGGGATGTCGACCTACTACGCGAACGCCATCGCGCTCGAGCCGCTCGAGGAGCGCGCACGCGGCCGTCAGGTCCACCGCGTGCTCGGCCGCGGCACCACGCCCATGCTGCGCCTCGTCCACACCCCCGACCTGCCGGCGGTCGACCCCCGTCAGGCCGGCCTGTTCCACACCGCGTTCCTCTTCGACGACGCCGCGAGCCTGTCCGCGACCGTCTACCGCGCCGCGCAGGACCCGCGCAGCCGGTTCGTCGGGTCGAGCGACCACCTCGTCTCCGAGGCGTTCTACTTCACCGACCCCGAGGGCAACGGCATCGAGCTGTACACCGACCGGGACCGCGACCTGTGGCTGCATCGCGACGGCAACGTCGTCATGGCCACCGAGCACCTCGACCCGAACGCGTACCTGCGCGAGCACCTGTCGCAGGAGGCCGTCGACGCCGGGCCCGCGCTCGCCGGGCGGGTCGGCCACGTGCACCTGCAGGTCGGTGACATCGCGGCGGCGGAGTCGTTCTACCTCGACGCCCTGGGCTTCGAGGCCACCGTGCGCGGCTACCCCGGTGCGCTGTTCGCGTCGGCGGGCGGCTACCACCACCACGTCGCGATGAACACGTGGAACAGCAAGGGCGCGGGCCCGCGCGCCTCGACGCTCGGCCTCGGGGACGTCGCGGTGACGGTCCCGGGACGCGAGGACCTCGACGCGCTCGCGGCCCGCCTGCGTACGCGCGGCCTGGCCTTCGCCGACGACGGCCGCGCGATCACGCTGCGCGACCCGTGGGACACCCAGGTCACGGTCTCGGTGCCGGGCACGACCACGGCGGACCTGCTCGCCCGCTGA
- a CDS encoding GNAT family N-acetyltransferase, which translates to MPPDPHPVTSTLSVAPMRPAHASAVLDVLAAGIATGLATFEPQPPTWDEFDAGHLPEHRFVALDDGDVVGWVAVSPVSRRRVYAGVVEHSVYVAPAARGRGVGRALLERLLASARDGGIWTVQGGVFPQNAASLALHAAAGFRVVGTRERLGLMAHGPLAGTWLDVLLLEKRL; encoded by the coding sequence ATGCCACCCGACCCGCACCCGGTGACGTCGACGCTCTCCGTCGCCCCGATGCGCCCCGCGCACGCGTCCGCGGTCCTGGACGTCCTCGCCGCGGGCATCGCCACCGGCCTCGCGACGTTCGAGCCGCAGCCGCCGACCTGGGACGAGTTCGACGCCGGGCACCTGCCCGAGCACCGCTTCGTCGCGCTGGACGACGGCGACGTCGTCGGATGGGTCGCCGTCTCGCCGGTGTCGCGCCGCCGCGTCTACGCGGGGGTCGTGGAGCACTCCGTCTACGTCGCGCCCGCCGCCCGCGGCCGTGGTGTCGGGCGCGCCTTGCTCGAGCGGTTGCTCGCCTCCGCACGCGACGGCGGCATCTGGACGGTGCAGGGCGGCGTCTTCCCGCAGAACGCCGCGAGCCTGGCGCTGCACGCGGCCGCCGGCTTCCGGGTCGTCGGCACGCGCGAGCGGCTGGGGCTCATGGCGCACGGCCCGCTCGCCGGCACGTGGCTCGACGTCCTCCTGCTGGAGAAGCGGCTGTGA
- a CDS encoding TetR/AcrR family transcriptional regulator: protein MSTADGRGTGATPDPVGARGPSAARARLLRTASELFYADGVRAVGVDRVIAEAGVTRATFYRHFPGKEALVVAYLDATDRAVREAVGDVPQDPAAAARWLTGMTLRVADELCRPGFRGCPFINAAAEFPDPGSPVRRVVRAHRDWLQDAATRALRVGGHPDPQEGGRRWTALRDGAMVAGYLDDADAARATLRDAVEDLVRSR from the coding sequence ATGTCAACCGCAGACGGTCGGGGCACCGGTGCGACGCCGGACCCCGTCGGGGCGCGCGGGCCGTCCGCCGCCCGCGCGCGGCTGCTGCGCACCGCGTCCGAGCTCTTCTACGCCGACGGCGTCCGGGCCGTCGGCGTCGACCGCGTCATCGCCGAGGCCGGCGTCACGCGCGCGACCTTCTACCGGCACTTCCCCGGCAAGGAGGCGCTGGTCGTCGCGTACCTCGACGCGACCGACCGTGCCGTGCGCGAGGCCGTCGGCGACGTGCCGCAGGACCCCGCCGCGGCGGCGCGGTGGCTCACGGGCATGACGCTGCGCGTCGCCGACGAGCTGTGCCGGCCCGGCTTCCGCGGCTGCCCGTTCATCAACGCCGCCGCGGAGTTCCCCGACCCCGGCAGCCCTGTGCGGCGCGTCGTGCGCGCGCACCGGGACTGGCTCCAGGACGCGGCCACGCGCGCCCTGCGCGTCGGCGGCCACCCCGACCCGCAGGAGGGCGGGCGCCGCTGGACGGCGCTGCGCGACGGGGCCATGGTCGCGGGCTACCTCGACGACGCCGACGCCGCCCGGGCGACGCTGCGCGACGCCGTGGAGGACCTGGTCCGCAGCCGCTGA